The genomic stretch GTCCCTCGGCTCCGCCGGACAGGCGGCGCCACCGCCTGTCCGGCTGCGCTCGGGATGACAAGCGCTGAGAGGGGGCCGCCCCAAGCACTTCCCCGGCACGGATTTTCCAGGAACCTTGCCTAGGGAGTAAACTCTATATTTCGCCAAGGAGCTGCACGTCATGCTGATCGTGATGTCGGCCAACGCCACCGAAGAGCAGGTGCGCGCGGTCTGCGAGAAGATCGAGTCGCTGGGCTACCGGGCGCACGCCATTCCGGGAGCGCAGCGCACCGCCATCGGCATCACCGGCAACCAGGGCGAGGTCGAGCCCGGCAGCCTGGAGGAGATGCCGGGCGTCGGCGAAGTCATCCGCGTCACCAAGCCCTACAAGCTGGTCAGCCGCGACATCAAGCAGGAGAACACCGTCATCCGCTTCCCCGGCTCCGACGCCACCATCGGCGGGCACGAGCTGGCGGTCATCGCCGGGCCCTGCGCGGTGGAGAGCCGCGAGCAGTGCTTCGCGGTGGCCGAGCGCGTGCGCCGCGCCGGCGCCCAGTTCTTCCGTGGCGGCGCCTACAAGCCCCGCACCTCGCCCTACTCCTTCCAGGGACTGGGGGAGGAAGGCCTGCGCATCCTCGCCGAGGTACGCGAGCGCTTCGACATGCGCATCGTCACCGAGGCCGTGGACCACGAGTCCATCGAGCTGGTCGAGGAGTATGCCGACGTCATCCAGATCGGCGCCCGCAACATGCAGAACTTCTCCCTGCTCAAGCGCGCCGGGCGCTCCAAGAAGCCGGTGTTGCTGAAGCGCGGCATGTCCGCGACCTTGGAAGAGTTCCTCATGGCCGCCGAGTACGTGATGAGCGAGGGCAACTACCAGGTCGCGCTGTGCGAGCGCGGCGTGCGCACCTTCGCCGACCACACCCGCAACACCCTGGACCTGAGCGTGGTGCCGGCGGTGCAGCGGCTCAGCCACCTGCCCATCCTGGTGGACCCCAGCCACGGCACCGGCAAGCGCAACAAGGTGCTGCCGCTCTCGCGCGCGGCGGTGGCGGTGGGTTGCGATGGCCTGCTGGTCGAGGTCCACAATCAGCCGGACCGGGCCCTCTCCGACGGCATGCAGTCCATCTATCCCGAGCAGTTCGAGCAGTTGATGGCGGAGGTGCGGCAGATCGCTGCGGTCGTGCAGCGCAGCGTCCCGGAGAG from Terriglobales bacterium encodes the following:
- the aroF gene encoding 3-deoxy-7-phosphoheptulonate synthase is translated as MLIVMSANATEEQVRAVCEKIESLGYRAHAIPGAQRTAIGITGNQGEVEPGSLEEMPGVGEVIRVTKPYKLVSRDIKQENTVIRFPGSDATIGGHELAVIAGPCAVESREQCFAVAERVRRAGAQFFRGGAYKPRTSPYSFQGLGEEGLRILAEVRERFDMRIVTEAVDHESIELVEEYADVIQIGARNMQNFSLLKRAGRSKKPVLLKRGMSATLEEFLMAAEYVMSEGNYQVALCERGVRTFADHTRNTLDLSVVPAVQRLSHLPILVDPSHGTGKRNKVLPLSRAAVAVGCDGLLVEVHNQPDRALSDGMQSIYPEQFEQLMAEVRQIAAVVQRSVPESVRQPA